One region of Quercus lobata isolate SW786 chromosome 2, ValleyOak3.0 Primary Assembly, whole genome shotgun sequence genomic DNA includes:
- the LOC115977473 gene encoding kinetochore protein NUF2 homolog: protein MSKYECPMMSRGEIVAILSESQIANISENDLSKPNFDFVSDLYTRLLFHIDCLHEEEEHGQLEFAALDHLENPDFHVESVRIIKLYNRIKDVLASMDCPKSFTLKDLIKPASDRTELFLSAILNFGLHRQAKLDFLRPIVDELDFLEEQQRESEARISQLNAEIEEYNEARERELPLVQEVDAKVKELRQTIAGLNNQQMSMRASYRKLKEKAGEMDEKISNAEFVLVQSVQENANLRSKIVQSPDKLQRALEENKIVREAAKNAEKIATQSYQDKTSVVELYTKVSKKMSKHFAQMQAIQEQVNSAKSIEKDFKALKAKISDEGILDKSLEAKLVERQAKAEQLDELRNQLEKERDLKCEEATLEFNNVRLEVESRRRELEARQKNVEAVVVEVDAKTSKADSIKESGAAKVQALIQKSEEIVKEFHQYANSIDVLLPMTEAEPVVG, encoded by the exons atgtcgaaGTACGAGTGCCCTATGATGTCTCGAGGCGAAATAGTAGCGATATTGAGCGAATCCCAAATCGCCAACATTTCAGAGAACGATCTCTCCAAACCAAACTTCGATTTCGTTTCCGATCTCTACACTCGACTCCTCTTCCACATCGACTGTCTCCACGA GGAAGAAGAGCATGGACAGTTGGAGTTCGCGGCGCTCGATCACCTCGAGAATCCGGACTTTCACGTCGAATCGGTGCGGATTATCAAGCTCTACAATCGGATCAAGGATGTACTGGCCTCCATGGATTGTCCCAAGAGTTTTACCCTCAAAGACCTCATCAAACCTGCGTCTGATCGGACTGAACTTTTTCTTAGCGCAATTCTCAATTTCGGTCTTCACAG ACAGGCGAAACTAGATTTCCTACGGCCAATTGTGGATGAATTGGACTTTCTTGAGGAGCAGCAAAGAGAGTCGGAGGCTAGGATTTCCCAG TTGAATGCAGAGATTGAAGAATACAATGAAGCAAGAGAGAGGGAGCTACCTCTTGTTCAAGAGGTAGATGCAAAGGTTAAAGAATTGCGTCAAACCATTGCAGGCCTTAACAATCAACAGATGTCAATGAGAGCTTCTTATCGCAAGTTAAAGGAGAAGGCTGGAGAAATGGATGAGAAG ATTTCTAATGCTGAGTTTGTTCTAGTACAAAGTGTCCAAGAAAATGCAAATTTGCGTTCGAAAATTGTCCAATCACCAGATAAGTTAcag AGGGCTTTAGAGGAGAATAAAATAGTTCGCGAGGCGGCAAAGAATGCTGAGAAAATAGCTACACAATCCTATCAGGACAAGACTTCCGTTGTTGAGCTTTATACAAAG GTTTCCAAGAAAATGTCAAAACATTTTGCTCAGATGCAGGCTATACAAGAACAG GTAAACTCTGCCAAATCCATTGAGAAGGACTTTAAGGctttaaaagctaaaattagTGACGAAGGAATACTGGATAAGTCACTTGAAGCTAAACTGGTGGAAAGGCAAGCCAAAG CTGAACAGTTGGATGAATTAAGAAATCagttagagaaagaaagagatttgAAGTGTGAGGAGGCTACCTTAGAGTTCAATAATGTGAGATTGGAGGTGGAATCTAGGAGACGTGAGCTGGAAGCAAGGCAAAAGAATGTTGAAGCTGTGGTAGTGGAG GTGGATGCCAAAACTTCAAAAGCTGATTCAATAAAAGAATCTGGGGCAGCTAAAGTGCAGGCGTTGATTCAAAAATCTGAAGAGATTGTGAAAGAG TTTCACCAATACGCAAACTCTATTGATGTCTTGCTGCCAATGACAGAAGCTGAGCCAGTTGTTGGTTGA
- the LOC115977472 gene encoding coatomer subunit delta-like — protein MVVLAASIISKSGKVLVSRQFVDMSRIRIEGLLAAFPKLVGTGKQHTYVETENVRYVYQPIEALYLLLVTNKQSNILEDLETLRLLSKLVPEYSYPLDEEGICRTAFELIFAFDEVISLGHKENVTVAQVKQYCEMESHEEKLHKLVLQSKINETKDVMKRKASEIDKSKIEKGRGDKGGFGSMSIQSMGSGRLESSFSDMSISGGGGGGFGSGSGFGLSTDFDSFSSKSKGRPPSSATAPPKGLGMQLGKSQKTNQFLESLKAEGEVIVEDVQPKASHSKSSAPPPTDPITLTVEEKISVTLKRDGGLSNFDVQGTLSLQILNQEDGHIQVQIETGGNPGVLFKAHPNMNKELFANENILGLKDPNRPFPTGQGGDAAGVGLLKWRMQSTDESMVPLSINCWPSVSGNETFVSIEYEASSMFDLRNVVIAVPLPALREAPSVRQIDGEWRYDTRNSILEWSILLIDDSNRSGSMEFVVPPADSSVFFPISVQFLATNTFSDLKVVSVIPLKGGAPPKHSQRTQLIAENYQVV, from the exons ATG GTTGTTCTTGCGGCTTCCATCATAAGCAAGTCTGGGAAAG tgCTTGTTTCAAGGCAGTTTGTGGATATGTCTCGTATAAGAATTGAAGGTCTTCTTGCGGCTTTTCCCAAGTTGGTAGGAACTGGAAAACAACACACATATGTTGAGACAGAAAATGTGCGCTACGTTTACCAACCAATTGAAGCTTTGTACTTGCTACTTGTGACAAACAAACAGAGCAACATCCTTGAAGATTTGGAGACTTTGAGGCTGCTATCTAAGCTT GTACCTGAATATTCTTATCCTTTAGATGAAGAAGGTATTTGCAGGACAGCTTTTGAGCTTATCTTTGCTTTTGACGAAGTCATCTCTCTTGGGCACAAGGAAAATGTAACTGTTGCACAGGTTAAGCAGTACTGTGAGATGGAGAGTCATGAAGAAAAGTTGCACAAACTGGTATTGCAGAGTAAGATCAATGAAACCAAGGATGTTATGAAGCGCAAAGCTAGTGAGATTGACAAAAGCAAG ATTGAAAAGGGCAGAGGTGATAAAGGAGGGTTTGGGTCAATGTCTATACAGTCAATGGGCTCTGGAAGACTTGAGAGTAGCTTTAGCGATATGAGCATAtctggtggtggtggaggtggtttTGGAAGTGGTTCTGGCTTTGGATTGAGCACTGACTTTGATTCCTTTTCTAGCAAGTCTAAAG GTCGTCCACCTTCTTCTGCCACTGCTCCTCCAAAAGGTCTTGGCATGCAGCTTGGTAAATCTCAAAAGACAAACCAGTTCTTGGAATCCTTGAAAGCAGAAGGTGAAGTAATTGTTGAGGATGTGCAGCCAAAAGCAAGCCATTCCAAATCATCTGCTCCACCACCTACTGATCCCATCACTTTGACTGTTGAGGAGAAAATCAGTGTGACACTGAAACGAGATGGGGGACTTAGTAACTTTGATGTTCAAGGAACATTGTCACTTCAAATTCTTAACCAAGAAGATGGGCATATCCAGGTTCAG ATTGAAACTGGTGGGAATCCAGGCGTCCTTTTCAAGGCACACCCTAACATGAACAAAGAATTATTTGCCAATGAAAATATTCTAGGACTGAAGGACCCAAATAGGCCTTTTCCCACAGGTCAGGGTGGTGATGCAGCAGGTGTTGGTCTTTTGAAGTGGAGAATGCAAAGTACAGATGAGTCAATGGTGCCACTGTCAA TCAACTGCTGGCCCTCTGTTTCTGGAAATGAAACTTTTGTTAGCATTGAATATGAAGCTTCATCAATGTTTGACCTACGAAATGTTGTGATCGCGGTACCTCTTCCAGCTCTTCGAGAGGCACCAAGTGTTAGGCAGATTGATGGGGAATGGAG GTATGACACGAGGAATTCCATCTTGGAGTGGTCCATACTTCTTATTGATGACTCAAACCGCAG tgGATCAATGGAGTTTGTTGTTCCCCCAGCAGATTCATCTGTATTTTTCCCCATATCTGTGCAGTTCTTAGCTACTAACACATTCAGTGACCTTAAG GTTGTAAGTGTCATACCTCTGAAGGGTGGAGCCCCTCCCAAGCATTCCCAAAGAACGCAGTTAATCGCAGAGAATTACCAAGTGGTGTAA
- the LOC115977476 gene encoding G-type lectin S-receptor-like serine/threonine-protein kinase At4g27290 isoform X1, which yields MINDSTCSVVVMSQNNSIVVWSTKAQNQAKNPVLKLLDTGNLVLTVTDEKDENSRITLWESFDYPTDTFLPGMKLGWDLKKGVNWSFTAWKKPDDPSPGDFTYGILEMGIHSYPEAYIWKGNKKFYRTGPWNGLRFSGSPDLNPNPVYNYDFVSNENEVYYTYTLKNKSLISRVVVNQTGHTRDRYTWIEAEKVWRVYSSRPRDYCDSYGLCGANGNCVLAASPVCQCLKAFKPKSPELWSLMEWSQGCVRNKPLSCHTDGFVKFVDLKLPDTTYSWVNKSMSLDECRVKCLNNCTCMAYTNSDISGRGSGCAIWFGDLMDIRQFPAGGQDLYIRMSASELLEKRHGTKIKIAVTAAAVLAVVSGTLLVGFYIFRTRTNLKAKKEPNGIISHQNNEDQKEDLELSFLDLSTVVGATDNFALNNKLGEGGFGPVYKGILEDGQEIAIKRLSRSSGQGLNEFKNEVRLIAKLQHRNLVKLVGCCIQGEEKMLVYEYMPNKSLDSFIFDFGVARTFGGDQSEGNTNRVVGTYGYMAPEYAFDGLFSTKSDVFSFGILLLEIISGKRSRGFYHPEISYNLIGYAWRLWNEGRPLELTDECLGQSSTLSEVLRCIHISLLCVQQCPEDRPSMSSVIVMLGSEGALPQPKQPGFFLEKDSNEAHCFSSKQEPSSTNEMTITLLDAR from the exons ATGATAAACGATAGTACATGCAGTGTTGTGGTTATGAGTCAGAATAACAGTATTGTTGTTTGGTCTACAAAAGCACAAAACCAAGCCAAGAATCCAGTGTTAAAGCTCCTAGACACTGGAAATCTTGTACTAACAGTAACAGATGAGAAAGACGAAAATTCAAGAATCACCTTGTGGGAAAGTTTCGACTATCCAACTGATACATTTTTACCAGGAATGAAGCTGGGATGGGACTTAAAGAAAGGCGTTAACTGGTCTTTTACAGCATGGAAGAAACCAGATGATCCATCTCCTGGAGATTTCACCTATGGGATATTAGAAATGGGAATTCATTCATATCCTGAAGCTTATATCTGGAAAGGCAACAAAAAGTTCTACCGTACAGGTCCATGGAATGGCCTCAGGTTCAGTGGTTCACCAGATTTAAACCCCAATCCAGTTTATAATTACGACTTTGTCTCTAATGAGAATGAAGTGTACTACACGTACACCCTCAAAAATAAGTCTCTAATCTCAAGAGTAGTGGTGAACCAAACCGGCCATACCCGTGATCGCTATACATGGATTGAAGCAGAGAAAGTTTGGAGGGTTTATTCATCAAGACCTAGGGACTACTGTGACAGTTATGGCCTTTGTGGAGCCAATGGAAATTGTGTCCTTGCTGCATCACCGGTCTGCCAATGTCTAAAAGCATTCAAGCCTAAATCACCAGAATTGTGGAGCTTAATGGAGTGGTCTCAAGGTTGTGTACGCAATAAACCATTGAGCTGCCACACAGATGGGTTTGTTAAATTTGTTGACTTGAAATTGCCAGATACTACATATTCTTGGGTGAACAAAAGTATGAGCCTTGATGAATGCAGGGTCAAATGCTTGAACAACTGTACCTGTATGGCTTATACAAACTCGGATATCAGCGGAAGAGGTAGTGGCTGCGCCATCTGGTTTGGTGATTTAATGGATATTAGACAATTTCCGGCAGGTGGGCAAGATCTATATATCAGAATGTCGGCTTCAGAGCTACTAG aaaaaagacATGGTACTAAGATCAAGATTGCAGTAACAGCTGCTGCTGTCCTTGCTGTAGTTTCTGGAACACTCTTAGTTGGCTTTTATATTTTCAGAACCAGGACAAACTTAAAAG CAAAAAAGGAGCCGAATGGAATTATAAGTCATCAgaacaatgaagatcaaaagGAAGACCTTGAGCTCTCTTTCTTAGACCTATCCACAGTAGTTGGTGCCACTGACAACTTTGCTCTCAACAACAAGCTTGGTGAAGGTGGTTTTGGACCTGTTTACAAG GGCATACTAGAAGACGGACAAGAAATTGCTATCAAGAGGCTTTCAAGGAGTTCTGGACAAGGATTGAATGAGTTCAAGAATGAAGTAAGATTGATTGCCAAGCTTCAACACCGGAATCTTGTAAAGCTTGTTGGTTGTTGCATTCAAGGAGAAGAGAAAATGCTGGTTTATGAATACATGCCCAATAAGAGTCTAGACTCCTTCATTTTTG attttggaGTAGCCAGAACTTTTGGAGGAGATCAGTCAGAAGGAAACACAAATAGAGTAGTTGGAACTTA TGGTTATATGGCACCAGAATATGCTTTTGATGGGCTATTCTCAACAAAATCTGATGTCTTTAGTTTTGGGATTTTGTTGCTTGAGATCATAAGTGGGAAGAGAAGCAGAGGGTTTTATCATCCAGAAATCAGCTATAACCTTATTGGATAT gCATGGAGACTGTGGAATGAGGGAAGGCCATTAGAATTGACTGATGAATGCTTAGGACAATCGTCCACATTGTCTGAGGTTCTCCGTTGCATCCATATTAGCCTCTTGTGTGTGCAACAGTGTCCTGAGGATAGGCCTAGCATGTCATCTGTGATTGTGATGTTGGGCAGTGAGGGTGCATTGCCTCAGCCCAAACAACCTGGTTTCTTCTTGGAAAAAGATTCAAATGAAGCACATTGTTTCTCAAGTAAGCAGGAACCATCTTCGACCAATGAAATGACAATTACATTATTGGACGCTCGGTAA
- the LOC115977476 gene encoding G-type lectin S-receptor-like serine/threonine-protein kinase SD1-1 isoform X2 produces the protein MAKKEPNGIISHQNNEDQKEDLELSFLDLSTVVGATDNFALNNKLGEGGFGPVYKGILEDGQEIAIKRLSRSSGQGLNEFKNEVRLIAKLQHRNLVKLVGCCIQGEEKMLVYEYMPNKSLDSFIFDQSKSKLLDWSMRFHIICGIARGLQYLHQDSRLRIIHRDLKASNVLLDSEMNPKISDFGVARTFGGDQSEGNTNRVVGTYGYMAPEYAFDGLFSTKSDVFSFGILLLEIISGKRSRGFYHPEISYNLIGYAWRLWNEGRPLELTDECLGQSSTLSEVLRCIHISLLCVQQCPEDRPSMSSVIVMLGSEGALPQPKQPGFFLEKDSNEAHCFSSKQEPSSTNEMTITLLDAR, from the exons ATGG CAAAAAAGGAGCCGAATGGAATTATAAGTCATCAgaacaatgaagatcaaaagGAAGACCTTGAGCTCTCTTTCTTAGACCTATCCACAGTAGTTGGTGCCACTGACAACTTTGCTCTCAACAACAAGCTTGGTGAAGGTGGTTTTGGACCTGTTTACAAG GGCATACTAGAAGACGGACAAGAAATTGCTATCAAGAGGCTTTCAAGGAGTTCTGGACAAGGATTGAATGAGTTCAAGAATGAAGTAAGATTGATTGCCAAGCTTCAACACCGGAATCTTGTAAAGCTTGTTGGTTGTTGCATTCAAGGAGAAGAGAAAATGCTGGTTTATGAATACATGCCCAATAAGAGTCTAGACTCCTTCATTTTTG ATCAATCAAAAAGTAAACTGTTAGATTGGTCCATGCGCTTCCATATTATATGCGGAATTGCTCGGGGGCTTCAATATCTTCATCAAGATTCCAGATTGAGAATCATACATAGAGATCTCAAAGCAAGTAATGTTTTACTTGATAGTGAGATGAATcctaaaatttcagattttggaGTAGCCAGAACTTTTGGAGGAGATCAGTCAGAAGGAAACACAAATAGAGTAGTTGGAACTTA TGGTTATATGGCACCAGAATATGCTTTTGATGGGCTATTCTCAACAAAATCTGATGTCTTTAGTTTTGGGATTTTGTTGCTTGAGATCATAAGTGGGAAGAGAAGCAGAGGGTTTTATCATCCAGAAATCAGCTATAACCTTATTGGATAT gCATGGAGACTGTGGAATGAGGGAAGGCCATTAGAATTGACTGATGAATGCTTAGGACAATCGTCCACATTGTCTGAGGTTCTCCGTTGCATCCATATTAGCCTCTTGTGTGTGCAACAGTGTCCTGAGGATAGGCCTAGCATGTCATCTGTGATTGTGATGTTGGGCAGTGAGGGTGCATTGCCTCAGCCCAAACAACCTGGTTTCTTCTTGGAAAAAGATTCAAATGAAGCACATTGTTTCTCAAGTAAGCAGGAACCATCTTCGACCAATGAAATGACAATTACATTATTGGACGCTCGGTAA
- the LOC115974012 gene encoding receptor-like cytoplasmic kinase 185, producing MQCNTTHGNASTAAGLICTQDETKKGGMDMRCQNDYNNEDRKEEMELPIFDLTTISNAIDNFASRNKLGEGGFGSVYKGTSLGGKEIVVKRLSKNSGQGLNDGYMPPEYAGYEYFSVKTDFLALESYGNSLPNPGQPGFYIEKAPLAEDFSSRKLEASSTNEITFTLLEAR from the exons ATGCAGTGCAATACTACTCATGGTAATGCTAGTACTGCGGCTGGTCTCATATGTACGCAGGATGAAACTAAGAAAGGAG GAATGGATATGAGATGCCAAAATGATTATAACAATGAAGACAGGAAGGAAGAGATGGAGTTACCAATATTTGATTTGACAACCATATCTAATGCCATTGATAACTTTGCAAGCAGGAACAAGTTAGGAGAAGGTGGTTTTGGATCTGTATACAAG gGGACATCGCTTGGGGGGAAAGAAATAGTTGTAAAGAGACTTTCAAAGAATTCTGGACAAGGATTGAACGA tGGTTATATGCCTCCGGAGTATGCTGGGTATGAATATTTCTCAGTGAAAACTGATTTTTTAGCTTTGGAGTCTTA TGGGAATTCATTGCCTAATCCAGGGCAGCCAGGTTTTTATATAGAAAAGGCTCCACTTGCAGAAGATTTTTCATCAAGAAAGCTTGAAGCGTCTTCAACAAATGAAATCACCTTTACATTGTTAGAAGCAAGGTAG